ggtgacagaggagatttttgcccttaaaaataagagcttggatctcattgaaggatctggatttctgactctcattctgaaggagagttctttgagagctcctctgaggggctctgtccctctggggtaggagctctggaggctcttgagagaggccctttgaaacaatctctggctggaagactctttgaggaaggacgctggcctggtgtcactagtatccttgtttagtcagaccttgtggtgagtgaaaactgactgatttctcttttaagactcaggtctaggccatattggcttgaggcccttcatacgtattcctttcttactctctctctctctttctttgattactcattgtattgttaattaaaatctctataaaacccaattgacttgggtatttgaataattgggaatatttccctggcgaccaccttgtatttgattttaaaacccaagacactgtagtgaaacatatttctgcggtcaaatttactcaccctctcttatatctatcacaatttatatcttccactattttaatcactacagtttaagacctcaaccattttaaatttcacacccctttgacaaatatttaataaatagacCTAGTTAAACACTGTCCAATTACAAATGGGAGACAATCAGACAATCACAGTACTGAGGTATTCTCTTACTCATTATGAGAACCAACCACAGAGGTAATTGATCTAAGTCTTTCTTCCAGAGTGTTGATTCTGTGTCTCATGTAGAAGGTAGAAAAGACAAGTGTACAGACACTgcaaaagaaaaggagaacaCAATTCTAGATTATTAACCAAGcctcagagcaaacccagcccaacccCGCTGAACTGGAAATGCgtttttttaaatcagatctcAATTAACTTTTTAATAGAACAAGCTATTTCATGAGCATAAATATTAAATTCAGACTAAATGTAATTATTAAGATAAGTTTCAAAAAGGTTTCATATACAAAAGCAATTTATGCACAAAACAACTAATGGCAAACGTAAAAATGAAAAAACCTAATAGTTTTTAACAGTGGGCTAGAATTACAGTTAATCTACAGTGTTTACatcttaaagaaaagacagataaGCAAAGATTTAACACCAACTGTCACAACAGAAAGTCAAGTTTTGTCAATAATAAGAATTGCTTTTTGAcattaatgaatatattttgtagtactagattaaaaaataaatttcatgttTTAGCACTGGTATTATTAAGATTTATCTGCTTTATTaccaaatgaaaaatttaaataatgcttTATAGTGCTTTTGTGGCAATTTAAAAGCATCTAGTTTTCTGACAGTAGCAAATAAAAAATCACTTCTAAATCACATTAAATATCTCATAAATGCCACCATGACCTTGTACCTGAGCTATCCATTGCAATTACTTCTTTTAACCAGAGTAATAGACCAGAAGTCCAATGTTTGAATTTTatagcttcttttcctttccaacaTTGTGAAAATCACTAACAAGCACATAGCTAATCAGTGTCAGAGCATAAATTCAAGTCTGTTGATTCTCAGGACTATGGTTTTTTCTACAATACCATAGCtacattttagttttctttctcttttccctatttCCTTAAGAAGAGTATATTTATGAAGAAATGTCCTATGTTAAAGagttaaaggaaataaagtgggaaataagGCTTGTAAAGTCAGGAGGGTATTATAATTAAGATTAGTGTTGACAAGATGTGGAAGTATTTTAGACTTTTCTTTTGCCACTCAGAATCATTCATGTACTTACACAATTGCATAGAAAATGAGAATGTGGCGAAGTGTCAGGCATTTCTGGAACCTCAATTTATGGAACAATCCAAAGGCTCTGGACTGTCCTGCTgaatgtcaaattaaaaaaaaaacaacaactatttttaaaactcagtccAACACAATACTTTTACAGTTAGTCCTCCAACAACATACATgcactcctccctccccaccaatgaagcatttttttttctaatggtagcaggggaaagagaaaacGGTTCCCCCAAATGTCATTTTAGCTATTAGTTGAAATTCTTTCCCTCACAAGAACAACAGGCAGGAAATCTAGTAACTTGGGTTAActatttaatttccttctcaCCTATTTTGAGTAATCAAAACTAAAAGCCTAGAAGTTCACAAgtgggggagaaagaagaaaatgtaaagaatAGCTCCACACTGGCAACTAGGACCTTAGTATTACAACGGATGGGCAGAAAACACCTGTTATTCTTACTGTATCCTGGAAGACTCTTGACTTTTCCTTTAGGCACACAATTCACAAGAGATTCTGTATGAATTGATTTTGTTTCTCCCTTAATGACTTTCAGAACTGTCTGAGACTCCATCACATGAAAATCTGTCAAAACAAAATCAGGCTAGGCGCAAATTTGCCTCAAGTGTGCATCTTAATTAGTCATCATgatagaaagaaatcctcaattggTTTAGCttctaaagaattagaaatattttgaCAGTGACTTGAAAAATACTGGGATGCCTTTAAAGAAATAGCATttctaagaaaattttaaaggaaacattATTCAAAATTGATGATATTCCATATGAATTCTCCCCACCAAATCCATGCCTGCCTTTAACTAGgaatgtaaaatttttttggaCCTTATGCAAAgaactgaatttttttccttcacaaCAATATTCTCCAGACCTTGAGAATTTTCAGATTCAGGAGTCTGAGATCCAGAGCTGCTATATTCATTCATTGCTTGCCTTCTTTGCTGAACCACTCCATCTAAATCTGAGAACTCATCATTGAAATCCTGAAGGGAAAGAATAAGTTTAGagactatttttactttgttaaatagGTTTACTTTTGTATCTTCCTGGCTTCTACATTTACAGAAGACCTAAGTGATGcataaaatagaattattttacaTTGTTGGTGATTTCCCTAACTGTCGATCATTTAGTATAGAATTGCTGCATCTGAACTCTCCTGAGCAGcattcagtcttttaaagctATAGATGCCTAGGAAGAAACATGGTAGCTAAAACTTAAAAGCTTTTCTATATGCAATAATAATTTAATGAAGGCTTAATTAGCATCTTATAGTCAGTAATTCTTACCAtttgaaacaattattaaaaagatGTATACAAATATTACTAAATGGAAGTGAGATTATTTAAAGAGAAGAGTAGGGCAATTATGACataaagagaagtagaagaggaaaaaatggggaTTAGCTAACCTCTAAAGCAATGTATCATTTCAATATATCCTCTTCGGGTaaagtctgaaaaaaaatagtctgacaactttcttcatcttttgttccttcctttcttccttccttccttccttccttccttccttccttccttccttccttccttccttccttccttccttccttccttccttccttccttccttccttccttccttccttccttccttcctccccctccctcctttccttgcttttcatttttttctatactttctatAATTTCATCAGCTCATCAGTAAGTATAGGGACCCTTGGTTATCTTCTCCATGCAGataattcccagatctatatattaACCTCTAAAGTCTCTCTTGATCTCTATACCTGTGTTGCTAACTGCTAAAAGGACATTTCTGCCTGATATACGATTTGCTTTTCATGTTCAGTATATCTTCCTTTTGTCTagaaaatcacttttgattattcCTCTACAATATCTCTTtcactttccccttttcccataATCATGAAGCTAGAATTCTAGTTCAGTCTCTTATAACATTTTGACTGTATTATAACAGCatcctaattggtttccttgtTTTCAGTTTCTCTACACGATTGTCAAAATaatcctaaagcacaggtctgaccatgatATTCCCTTCTTCAAAAATCTGAGTCCCAATTCCTTTAGGAGAAAAGTAAAAATTCCTTAGCTCAGAATTTAAGGTGCTGCAGCCtacttttccaaatttattttacttaattttcctTCTGGTAATCTATGTTccagtcaatttctttttcccaaaCCAGAATTCTAGACTTCCCTTGCCTTTTCATCAACTGTACCCCAGTCTTAGAATATACTTCTCTCTCCCATTGACTTTTACAGTCTTTAAGGAAGAGAAGCAGCCTTAAGAATGGAGATTTTTGGGGAAATTCACCAATGGGAAAAAGGGCCAAAGGAGAAGGCAACTGAAGCAAGGTGTCCAAAATCCAAATTTGAAGCTTGACTGATCTGGACCCTTACTCAAAATAAGAGGTTCTAGGAGAAACTCACCAGTGGAAAAAGTGCTTTAAGGGCTCCTTTGTCAATACATATGCTATAAAAATTCTTGTCTACTGATTAGCCATTTATTTTGTAAAGGAAAAGGGGTGCTTTCTGGAATTTTTTTATTGGAAACATGGAATTTTAAAACTTATGCAACTTTTATCTGGTcacatttaaaacatttctttatctgatttttttttttgctgcaccTTGAAAGCCAGATATGTTGTGACATTTTTCTGTTACTTTCCAGATAATGATGCACACAAACCTACCAGAGGTAAAGATGAAGGCCGATCAGCTCGGAAACTATTTTCAGGAGATGAAGGATTGGGACTGTTGCCCACACTTGTATTCTGAAAAtcagagatacaaaaataaaatactgttggAAAAAGTTCTGGAATTGAAGTAAAAAACTCAGCTTTGCTCCCTATTTTgggctagttacttaacctttgagACTATCAGTTTTATCTTTTGGAAAATAAAGAGgctgaattaaatttttttgttaagttactttcagttctaaattcacAATCATAATAACTCAGAAATGGCATAAAAAAAGACATCAATGAGAGCCCCCCTAACTTGTCAGGATGGATTTTCCTTTgtgcttttcttccctcctcacatTGTTAGTTTTTGAGGAAAGTCATTAGTGACTGAACACAGGATTTCATAGGAACTAAACAAGgaatatgaaaatacattttttaaaggagCAGAGAGGGGTTTGGAGTGTTTTAAAACAACAGAAGTCAATACTTACTTCTAGGTGTCTGCAAACTGATTTTATTAACTTGTAGGTTGTGTCTCGGGAAAGTAAGGAAACAAATATGTACTGTGGAATAAACCAACCAGAACTGTCACAATACTGAAGGGTCCATAGTTCAGAAAGGGTCATGTTATATTCTCATTTAAGCTGTGCACACAGACGTTCTCTTTCATTCCATTATtctcattctccttccttcttcttcttcctatactcatctcatttttctctctcttgctacTGAATAAGAAgtcataaataatgaagaaacttTGATCAGTTGATCCCAGCACCTATCCTTTATTTATATGTgcttaatataaaaagaaaaatgattctgAATCATAGATGAAAAGTTTAAACACTTGAGAAAAGGTCCAATGACTTTCATAATATCCCCTTTAAAGTTTATTTTCAGAAACATTCAACAATTCTAAAGATTATACTATGAACTAAACTTCCATTGAACTGTTCCCAGGTGTTACAATAAGCTATTTCCTTCCCAAATCATTTATGGCTTTTCTATTGTACTTGTAACTTTTACTGAGAAGGTTGCTTCTAAgtacaatgaatgaaataaatataatcagAAGAACTACAAAAGGTAATTTGAAAGTATTAGATTTTAGGAGAAAAGGGTTACTAGGAATGAAGTGAATTTTAGGAAGTACTATATAAACAAAGAAGATGCAATAAATCATTTTGTTCCCTTTTAGTTTGGAACACTCCTTTTGTCATTGCTTTGTGATTAAGACGTTTAATCTATAGATACTACAGAGGCCAGATATGTATCCCTGAAAGACTTGCAGAGATACTCATATTCCTAACTTATCaggatataattttcctttatgatTCCATTTTTGCTTCCTTAAATTGAAAGTTTTTGAGAAAAGTGATTAGataatatttcataaaaataaccaagggacacaaaatatatatttttaaactctaaAAGAGAGATTTGGGGCATTTTGAAACAAtaggcatataaatatataaaaattactaaaatttagCAGGTGCAAATAAGCAATTATATttagtttttcccttccctttcagtCCTTTAAATATTAAGGTAATGATATTATGTTAACAAGTAATCAGTTTTACTTTAGGGCTTCAGGACCTGATTTCAATATTTCTATGTAGAAATTTCACAAGTTTGGGATGATGGTAATAATGATGAAAATCTACCATAATTTTAGAATTCAGGAATCTAGATGATATCCATTAAATCAGGAGGGACTGAAAAGATGAATGagtaaaaagcatttttaagtggGGTACACTTACTTTTTCTGTGACTGTTGAAATAATCAGAGCATTTGGCACCAACAGGGcagttttggttttctttattagAGATACTGAGAGAGCTGGAATACAGATCTGTAATGGTATCAGCAAATTAATACTAGTTCATATTTCCACAAAAATTGATTAAATTTTCATgtcaaccaggagaacattatacacagagactgatacactgtgatacaatgaCTGATACAATTggatgtaatgaacttctccattagtggcaatgcagtgatcctgaacaactctgatggatctacgagaaaaaccactatccacattcagaggaaaaactgtgggagtagaaacacagaagaaaaataactgcttgactacatgtgttgaggggatatgattggggatatagactctaaatgaacatcccagtgcaaatatcaacaacatgaaaataggatttaatcaaggacatgtgtaaaacccagtgcatcagctatgggaaggggggaggggagggatggaaagaattcttgtaaccaaggaataatgttctaaaatgactaaataaaattttataaaacaaaaaacaaataaaatcttcATGTCATActtgcaaattaaaaagaaaattatactaCTAATAAATCTAAGCCCAATTAAACACACTAACACATTCTATAGCTTTGATGGGGCAAAGTGAACCATAAATGATGACAAATAGGGTGTGGCAGAAAGTGGAGGGTTGGGAGTCATGACACACCAGATCTTCCTAGTCCAGATAGCTAGTCAACTATTCTGTAAACCAGGCAGACAACTTGTTCTCCCAGAGCTTTGTTTATAAAAGAACTAGTTTGCATTAGGATGGTGGTTCccaattttttcaagtatgaggACTTCTTAGTGTCAAAATTACTTACAATTACCCTCTAATCAGTTGTTACATTATTTATTAGGatcttttgatttaaaaaaatgataaaaagttcATTACAGATTCAGTGAAACCTTTAAATGAATTTGCATTTTTTATGAGTTAActatatatatagtgctttgcCCACCTAACAtgctctataaatattaattattatcattgcTATTAAGGATAATAGCTAcatgaattttgaaaaataataatacatatgtGCAAGATTCAGACCACTTTGTTTATATTATTCAATTTATGACAACTTATAGATTCACATATGAATTCAGACACCACTTACAAAAATCTCTATGGTTCATTTCTACCCTAGAATTCAAAGGACCCCACATAAACTCTAAGCTCCCttgtcattttaatatttttatgattctctgGTTCAAGAATTCAAGAAAGAATATTATTTGTTTGGAGTAAATTGGTAGGTGCAAATATACTCTACTTAGGAATTAATTACCTACTCTTTCtatagtatattctttttttttttttaataaacccttaccttccgtcttgga
This sequence is a window from Monodelphis domestica isolate mMonDom1 chromosome 3, mMonDom1.pri, whole genome shotgun sequence. Protein-coding genes within it:
- the GRAMD2B gene encoding GRAM domain-containing protein 2B isoform X2, whose protein sequence is MVKKRQFSSDNIFHFEGVSSQTTVSEELSPADSPGSVFLSSEAENGVEEKKRVGKSSALPTPTSSEIETLDQKKITCLRSKTSSDGLSLVSDSRSESKTDNKNDSKAERKKSYSTSQYKANMHFHKLFLQVPSGEPLRQSFTCALQKEILYQGKLFISENWICFHSKVFGKDIKICIPALSVSLIKKTKTALLVPNALIISTVTEKYIFVSLLSRDTTYKLIKSVCRHLENTSVGNSPNPSSPENSFRADRPSSLPLDFNDEFSDLDGVVQQRRQAMNEYSSSGSQTPESENSQDFHVMESQTVLKVIKGETKSIHTESLVNCVPKGKVKSLPGYRQSRAFGLFHKLRFQKCLTLRHILIFYAIVVCTLVFSTFYMRHRINTLEERLRSITSVVGSHNEQKSSHSLGSQLEVNVEALCAELTANIIKLEKIQSNLQRLLETGD
- the GRAMD2B gene encoding GRAM domain-containing protein 2B isoform X4, with translation MTELQQDLEDLKPAKVLSKKESKAGLFYSEAENGVEEKKRVGKSSALPTPTSSEIETLDQKKITCLRSKTSSDGLSLVSDSRSESKTDNKNDSKAERKKSYSTSQYKANMHFHKLFLQVPSGEPLRQSFTCALQKEILYQGKLFISENWICFHSKVFGKDIKICIPALSVSLIKKTKTALLVPNALIISTVTEKYIFVSLLSRDTTYKLIKSVCRHLENTSVGNSPNPSSPENSFRADRPSSLPLDFNDEFSDLDGVVQQRRQAMNEYSSSGSQTPESENSQDFHVMESQTVLKVIKGETKSIHTESLVNCVPKGKVKSLPGYRQSRAFGLFHKLRFQKCLTLRHILIFYAIVVCTLVFSTFYMRHRINTLEERLRSITSVVGSHNEQKSSHSLGSQLEVNVEALCAELTANIIKLEKIQSNLQRLLETGD
- the GRAMD2B gene encoding GRAM domain-containing protein 2B isoform X1, producing the protein MVKKRQFSSDNIFHFEGVSSQTTVSEELSPADSPGSVFLSSEAENGVEEKKRVGKSSALPTPTSSEIETLDQKKITCLRSKTSSDGLSLVSDSRSESKTDNKNDSKAERKKSYSTSQYKANMHFHKLFLQVPSGEPLRQSFTCALQKEILYQGKLFISENWICFHSKVFGKDIKICIPALSVSLIKKTKTALLVPNALIISTVTEKYIFVSLLSRDTTYKLIKSVCRHLENTSVGNSPNPSSPENSFRADRPSSLPLDFNDEFSDLDGVVQQRRQAMNEYSSSGSQTPESENSQDFHVMESQTVLKVIKGETKSIHTESLVNCVPKGKVKSLPGYTGQSRAFGLFHKLRFQKCLTLRHILIFYAIVVCTLVFSTFYMRHRINTLEERLRSITSVVGSHNEQKSSHSLGSQLEVNVEALCAELTANIIKLEKIQSNLQRLLETGD
- the GRAMD2B gene encoding GRAM domain-containing protein 2B isoform X3, encoding MTELQQDLEDLKPAKVLSKKESKAGLFYSEAENGVEEKKRVGKSSALPTPTSSEIETLDQKKITCLRSKTSSDGLSLVSDSRSESKTDNKNDSKAERKKSYSTSQYKANMHFHKLFLQVPSGEPLRQSFTCALQKEILYQGKLFISENWICFHSKVFGKDIKICIPALSVSLIKKTKTALLVPNALIISTVTEKYIFVSLLSRDTTYKLIKSVCRHLENTSVGNSPNPSSPENSFRADRPSSLPLDFNDEFSDLDGVVQQRRQAMNEYSSSGSQTPESENSQDFHVMESQTVLKVIKGETKSIHTESLVNCVPKGKVKSLPGYTGQSRAFGLFHKLRFQKCLTLRHILIFYAIVVCTLVFSTFYMRHRINTLEERLRSITSVVGSHNEQKSSHSLGSQLEVNVEALCAELTANIIKLEKIQSNLQRLLETGD
- the GRAMD2B gene encoding GRAM domain-containing protein 2B isoform X5, which produces MDTEKHSLKAKCNLKERGKSSEAENGVEEKKRVGKSSALPTPTSSEIETLDQKKITCLRSKTSSDGLSLVSDSRSESKTDNKNDSKAERKKSYSTSQYKANMHFHKLFLQVPSGEPLRQSFTCALQKEILYQGKLFISENWICFHSKVFGKDIKICIPALSVSLIKKTKTALLVPNALIISTVTEKYIFVSLLSRDTTYKLIKSVCRHLENTSVGNSPNPSSPENSFRADRPSSLPLDFNDEFSDLDGVVQQRRQAMNEYSSSGSQTPESENSQDFHVMESQTVLKVIKGETKSIHTESLVNCVPKGKVKSLPGYTGQSRAFGLFHKLRFQKCLTLRHILIFYAIVVCTLVFSTFYMRHRINTLEERLRSITSVVGSHNEQKSSHSLGSQLEVNVEALCAELTANIIKLEKIQSNLQRLLETGD